The window gttcttataaactaGTTGCTATAGAAACACATGTACCTTATACAATAATTGCAACCATGACTTGTAGATCGTTAAGCTACACTTGGCTAAACACGAATTATGGAATCAATATATGATATTTTATTCTGCTATTGTGGAAATTCTTTTGCTGTAAGTATGATAGGACCTATTCAAAATAAGGTACTGAATGCTATCAGCATTTCTGCTTATCACGTTAGAATATATAAAATCTTCACAGTCACAGGCATGTGCAAGAATAATAATGATAGTAAAAATCCAGAGagcataaactttttttataactgatttagaacatgtatttatcgtcaataaaaatataagttttattattatatttaagcAGTTGTGGATTACAAGTAAATTAGGTCATGTTGTCCTGAAAGTTTGTGTTCCTAAATTGTCAACCATCTCACAATTGTGTGATAAACATTTACTGTACAATGTATCTAACCTTGGTCTATTTAGGGCTTTAAATTGGGTATATGCTCACCAAGCTACACTGGATCTTGTTGCAGAACTATTGAAATTATTTCAGGTATAAATAAAGGGTACAAGTTGAATTTCTGTAACTAATATTTGAATGTTTTGTGTGGGCACTATTTCATACATCtacaacaaacaaaatttttgatattGTATTGTATTCCAGGATGAGATTGATAATAAGATAACCTTGCAGGGTgccaatcatttttaaaaatttcagaagTTATGGAAAAGATGTAATTTGGGCtttaaaaagatattaaaatcCCCTAatgattatttgttttcttgaGTTATTTACCATTACAATGGCAAAATTATACTTCTCGATTTTTTTCTAACTTTGAAAATCACTAcatagaaaaaaacttttaaatatagaCAAACACACACTCATGTGTATTCTGATTTTTTAGTTTCTTGTTGTTTGTCGTTTTTATGGCGAAATTGTATCTCGTATGTCAAAAAGAGAGAACTTGTACAAAAAGTaagatcatttttttctttcgaaTTTTATAtgccaaaatattttaatacatcTATCAATTTCAGGTTTGCTAAGATTGTTTCTTACTTTTAGAACTATCCTACCAGCTCTGTTACTTGTTTTCatctattttgttgttttaattattgttgGTATTGTTCGCATGAAGGATAATACCAATGAATGTGTCGGTATGTATTATTCTGACAactgaaatttactttttttattaactgattttgtgtttttttatcattaaaGCACTTAGGTTTGCAACTAAGCCTGGAAAAATTTGAAGTCTTTGGTTGAACTGACTAACAAGAAcctaaaataatgaataaatgacAAGTGATGTTTTTTTAGTATACAGTGTTGTGTTGATTACAACGGTGACTATAATTTAGCACTGTATAGAATACTAAAAGCTCTTATAGAGTGGTAATACAGATACTAATACCCCCCTCCCCTTAATCCGCCATGCTGGGACTGTtctacttatttatttttgacctTACTTTTCCAGAACCTGAATGGCTTCAATTATCTTGCTCTGAAGTTGCTCTTGGTATAGCGTTTATGATAGTCGGTGTATATATCAcgcaacaaacaaataaattgaAAACTGATCATCTGTTTAAAAGAAGTATAAAACGTTCTCTATGGGGGTAAGTGGAAGACTAGTAATAAAGATGGTGGATTTTTTTAGAATCTTATCGTACTACAGGCCTCATGTTCTTTAAAATTCGATGCACAACAGTCAAAAAATGCCAAAGAACTCACTCTTACATGATAATTTTCTTAAGAAAAACAAATCACATAACAttagtatgtttttgttttgtattttttaaagataaatgTAATATAACCTCGATCTATATTGTAGTTAAATACCAAGTAGAATATACTTAAAACGTGCTATTGTTTAGAATAATACTGAGTTTCGAACTTTCTGCACTTCTGAGTATGGCATATGATGTTACAATGATCTTTAGTAAGTTTATATTTTACCTTTTAAGGGATAGTTTCTTTTATGGTAAGAGACGATGTGACCTCACCCAAAGGTTAAAAATAGGTGAGTGGCTTTTGTGGACAAAGAATGTATCTTAAAATATGACTATTCTATTTTAGTTGGTAAAGACAATCGTTGTAAAGGCGTATTTGTAAGTATTTGTTTTGGTTTTTGTTGCGTACATCAAAAGTGTCTGACGTGTCGAAAGTAAATTGTAAATAATGTATCTTTGTTTTAGTTGACGGACCCGGTTGCTTTTACCATTAGTCATGTTATTGTGAAGGTATGACGTCattgttttgttataaaaatgttcCTGTTTGTCATTTAGAAATTCTCCGAAATGTTACAACTAAATTTCTCATGAAAAGATGCAcgaaattaaaactttaaaactttttttttgtcccTAGATAACAAAATGGCTATTACCTATTTGGGCTATGATTCTGGTGTTCAAGCCGGACAGCTTTCGAGGAGGAACGAAGTCATACGAAGATTCTGAACAACCGCCTATTGTGCAAAGATCATCTGTCGGTGTATGTTGTTTCTACTGAAATTGTGTAAATTTcgcttttatttttgtttttgtccttTAGACTTTCCC is drawn from Hydractinia symbiolongicarpus strain clone_291-10 chromosome 8, HSymV2.1, whole genome shotgun sequence and contains these coding sequences:
- the LOC130654959 gene encoding uncharacterized protein LOC130654959, producing MMANLTNESLDHYAEGCFKTYDKIACSRDALEAILAFVTVIFCIVKIVKLHLAKHELWNQYMIFYSAIVEILLLALNWVYAHQATLDLVAELLKLFQFLVVCRFYGEIVSRMSKRENLYKKTILPALLLVFIYFVVLIIVGIVRMKDNTNECVEPEWLQLSCSEVALGIAFMIVGVYITQQTNKLKTDHLFKRSIKRSLWGIILSFELSALLSMAYDVTMIFIGKDNRCKGVFLTDPVAFTISHVIVKITKWLLPIWAMILVFKPDSFRGGTKSYEDSEQPPIVQRSSVGVFKSEFRPRGRSFNYKHLRNPENESERNLLAPNAVAEQEKSIPKRKKKSRRTRVKSGGSSTAEGDSSNSPTSPPTQTKNDGVNNVDVSVSINASSSAKVIV